The Lagopus muta isolate bLagMut1 chromosome 8, bLagMut1 primary, whole genome shotgun sequence genome contains a region encoding:
- the LOC125697261 gene encoding UDP-glucuronosyltransferase 1A1-like, with the protein MEEQSTSHSFLLSGSLHPHKVLRTFYRREMASLHPGFRFLASWAVIFLLLRTSSEGGKLLVIPIDGSHWLSMRQVVERLRHRGHEIVVIAPEISLRIGASMHYTMKTYPVSYTRELVEAEFKKLGYKSFLPQPFLEKFSKIANITAVFHDSCKRLLSKKELMKYLEESMFDGVFMDPFFPCGQIVAEHLSIPSVYLVRGLPCSLDFHATLCPNPPSYIPRFFTQYTDRMGFFQRLGNLLVSLSSTLTCTFLYSPYDHLIKEFLQQEATLLELLSHASIWLMKYDFVFEYPRPVMPNMVLIGGITCTREKLLSKVSYLFIFPLTFLWLHC; encoded by the coding sequence ATGGAAGAGCAAAGTACAAGTCATTCTTTCTTGCTTTCGGGATCTCTGCATCCACATAAAGTCTTGCGGACATTCTACAGAAGGGAAATGGCCTCTTTGCATCCAGGATTTCGTTTTCTTGCCTCCTGGGCTGTGATTTTCCTACTCCTGAGGACCTCTTCTGAAGGTGGGAAGCTTTTGGTTATCCCTATTGATGGCAGTCACTGGCTCAGCATGCGCCAGGTTGTGGAGCGGCTCCGACACAGAGGACACGAAATTGTGGTCATTGCTCCAGAGATAAGTTTGCGAATAGGTGCGTCGATGCATTATACCATGAAAACATACCCCGTGTCCTACACCAGGGAGTTGGTGGAGGCAGAATTTAAAAAGCTTGGCTATAAGAGTTTCCTACCTCAACCTTTCTTGGAAAAATTCTCAAAGATAGCAAATATTACAGCAGTGTTTCATGATTCCTGCAAGAGGCTTCTTTCCAAGAAAGAGCTGATGAAATACCTTGAAGAAAGCATGTTTGACGGTGTCTTTATggatcctttttttccctgtggacAGATAGTGGCTGAACATCTCTCCATACCTTCTGTGTACCTCGTACGGGGACTGCCGTGCAGCCTGGACTTCCATGCTACCCTCTGCCCAAATCCTCCCTCTTACATTCCCAGGTTCTTCACACAGTACACGGATCGCATGGGGTTCTTCCAGCGCCTCGGCAATCTCCTAGTTAGCCTGAGCAGTACCCTAACCTGTACATTTCTTTATTCACCGTACGATCACTTGATCAAAGagttcctgcagcaggaggcaaCACTGCTTGAACTTTTAAGCCATGCATCTATTTGGCTTATGAAGTATGACTTTGTGTTTGAGTATCCCAGGCCTGTAATGCCTAACATGGTCTTGATCGGAGGCATAACCTGTACTCGGGAAAAACTGCTATCAAAGGTTAgttacctttttattttcccccttaCTTTCCTATGGCTGCATTGTTAG